Proteins encoded by one window of uncultured Draconibacterium sp.:
- a CDS encoding CD225/dispanin family protein: MNEQVNQPQLPPPNYLVFAILATLFCGKIFGIVAIVFAAQVNSHWNAGNYEAAKSASRNAKIWAWVSFAAGLAWIVLAVILSMFGVLAGIMQGAFN, encoded by the coding sequence ATGAACGAACAAGTGAATCAGCCACAACTACCACCACCCAATTACCTGGTATTTGCCATTCTTGCCACCTTGTTTTGTGGAAAAATTTTTGGAATTGTAGCCATTGTTTTTGCCGCGCAGGTGAATTCGCACTGGAATGCCGGAAATTACGAAGCAGCCAAATCAGCAAGCAGAAATGCAAAAATATGGGCCTGGGTGTCGTTTGCTGCCGGTTTGGCCTGGATAGTTTTAGCTGTAATACTATCAATGTTTGGCGTACTTGCAGGAATTATGCAGGGAGCTTTTAATTAA
- a CDS encoding outer membrane beta-barrel family protein, with protein MKTVKTAMNNLKSLLIFALVFMGLQTYATIEKSVKTDNPADDGKGKIVGTIVEKNTENPMEFANIAVYKRTDSTLVTGGITNEKGEFEIADINYGDYYIEANFIGFDKTNVLDITLDRDNRVHDVGAINLNASSVAIGEIDVVADKAAVEYKLDKKVVNVSQVISAIGGTAVDVLENTPSIQVDIEGNVALRGSGNFTVLIDGRPSVLSGSDALRQIPSSAIENIEIITNPSAKYEPDGAAGIINLVMKKNSMNGLNGIVNASVGTGEKYRGDFMLNYRFEKVNLFFGADWRDEINNGNMASERETYYNDTTEYLNMAGDRKWIRGGHRFKGGADFYLGTNTTLTLSGETGSSERGNEGGGRTENFTIPASESIYSITEETSDRNNDFYTLNMNFQHNFDDKGHRIEATAFYSDETGTDNEIEGELLADENWNPTDEYLSNVSTLETEDEQDFRLKIDYTYPFSDDGRFEAGYQGRLESEYETLEFRDFDQESNSWIINDEYSSSTDFQRDIHAAYSTYSNKIGKFAYMAGLRGELTIREIKNTNAENVSSLNRFDLFPTAHFSYPLAQTADVTASYSRRINRPSGRDLDPTPNYYNRYTIRYGNPDLEPEYTNSYELGLMKRFGETRSFMSADLFRRVTNNKIDRTQELGDDGIFYLYTDNFDKDYSTGLEVTGNWNYKKWLILNASVNVYNYKITGELNGESIDRESTNWGGRMNSTFKIADNSRFQLNAFFRGKSVSAQGESGAMFFTNISYRQEFMNKKLSATVSVRDPLGTGRFERTSYGDDFESWFRFEREPRVVMLTLSYKINNFKEDRGGNRGGGGDMDMGGGEF; from the coding sequence ATGAAAACAGTTAAAACAGCAATGAATAACTTAAAAAGCCTACTAATATTTGCCCTTGTTTTTATGGGGCTGCAAACTTACGCAACTATCGAAAAATCGGTGAAAACGGATAATCCGGCTGATGACGGCAAAGGAAAGATAGTTGGTACTATTGTGGAAAAAAACACAGAAAATCCGATGGAGTTCGCCAATATAGCCGTATACAAAAGGACAGATTCAACTTTAGTAACTGGTGGTATAACCAATGAGAAAGGAGAGTTTGAAATTGCCGATATCAACTACGGCGATTATTATATTGAAGCAAATTTTATCGGATTCGACAAGACAAACGTTTTGGATATTACCTTAGACCGTGATAATCGTGTTCACGATGTTGGAGCAATAAATCTGAATGCTTCAAGTGTTGCTATCGGAGAAATTGATGTTGTGGCTGATAAGGCTGCAGTAGAATACAAGCTCGACAAGAAAGTAGTAAATGTAAGCCAGGTAATCAGCGCTATTGGTGGAACAGCTGTCGACGTTCTGGAAAATACCCCGTCTATTCAGGTTGATATTGAGGGAAATGTAGCCTTGCGCGGGTCGGGAAATTTTACCGTACTGATTGACGGCCGACCAAGTGTTTTAAGCGGCAGCGACGCACTGCGTCAAATTCCCTCTTCAGCAATCGAAAATATTGAAATCATTACCAATCCATCGGCAAAATACGAACCCGACGGTGCTGCAGGTATCATTAACCTGGTAATGAAAAAGAATTCGATGAACGGACTGAATGGTATTGTTAACGCAAGTGTTGGAACGGGCGAGAAATACCGTGGCGATTTTATGCTGAATTACCGTTTTGAAAAAGTGAACCTGTTTTTTGGAGCCGATTGGCGCGATGAGATCAACAACGGGAACATGGCCTCGGAGCGCGAAACGTATTACAACGATACCACAGAATATTTGAACATGGCTGGTGACCGTAAGTGGATTCGTGGCGGACACCGTTTTAAAGGAGGAGCCGATTTTTATTTAGGTACCAACACCACTTTAACACTTTCGGGAGAAACCGGATCATCGGAACGTGGTAACGAAGGTGGTGGCCGCACAGAGAATTTCACCATACCGGCATCTGAATCAATTTATTCTATAACTGAAGAAACATCGGACCGAAATAACGATTTCTACACGTTGAATATGAATTTTCAGCATAATTTCGATGACAAGGGACACCGCATTGAAGCAACTGCTTTCTACTCGGATGAGACAGGAACTGACAACGAAATAGAAGGAGAATTGCTGGCCGACGAGAATTGGAATCCTACTGACGAATATTTGTCGAATGTATCGACACTGGAAACAGAAGACGAACAGGATTTTCGTTTGAAAATAGATTATACTTATCCGTTTAGTGATGATGGTCGTTTTGAGGCAGGTTACCAGGGAAGACTGGAAAGCGAATATGAAACACTCGAATTTCGCGATTTCGACCAGGAAAGTAATTCGTGGATAATCAACGATGAATATTCAAGTTCCACCGATTTTCAGCGCGATATACACGCTGCTTATTCTACCTACAGCAACAAGATTGGTAAGTTTGCATACATGGCCGGATTGCGCGGAGAGCTGACGATTCGTGAGATAAAAAATACAAATGCCGAAAATGTTTCGTCGCTCAATCGTTTCGATCTGTTTCCAACAGCGCACTTTTCTTATCCGCTGGCACAAACTGCTGATGTTACGGCAAGTTACAGCCGGAGGATCAACCGCCCGAGTGGCCGCGATCTGGACCCTACACCAAATTATTACAACCGCTACACCATTCGTTATGGAAATCCCGATTTGGAGCCTGAATATACCAACTCGTACGAACTGGGTTTAATGAAACGTTTTGGCGAAACACGATCGTTTATGTCAGCCGATTTGTTCCGCAGGGTAACCAACAATAAAATCGACCGCACACAGGAACTCGGTGATGACGGAATTTTTTACCTGTATACCGATAATTTTGATAAAGATTACAGTACAGGCCTTGAAGTTACCGGAAACTGGAATTACAAGAAGTGGCTGATCCTTAATGCCAGTGTGAATGTTTACAACTATAAAATAACCGGCGAGTTGAATGGCGAATCCATCGACCGCGAAAGTACCAACTGGGGTGGCCGAATGAATTCGACTTTCAAAATTGCTGATAATTCACGATTCCAGCTAAATGCTTTCTTCCGGGGTAAATCAGTATCGGCGCAGGGCGAAAGTGGTGCCATGTTCTTTACCAATATTTCGTACCGCCAGGAGTTTATGAATAAAAAACTTTCGGCTACGGTTAGCGTTCGCGATCCACTGGGAACCGGTCGTTTTGAACGTACAAGCTACGGTGACGATTTTGAAAGTTGGTTCCGTTTTGAGCGTGAACCACGTGTAGTAATGCTTACGCTGAGCTATAAGATAAATAACTTTAAAGAAGATCGTGGCGGAAATCGCGGCGGCGGTGGCGACATGGACATGGGAGGAGGAGAATTTTAA
- a CDS encoding sugar phosphate isomerase/epimerase: MDKREFLKKMGLLTAGGMVAGSLKPASAASMVGMGKKEIGLQIYSVGRELNADVPNGLKKIKDIGYSTIELAGYRDRKMGEYSVEEYRKLADDAGLKITGSHVNPPTRDITKDKLGEIADFWKQTVEDHVKFGVTTLVQPMMPNVPTHDAVKVVCESFNQAGEIAKSAGIKFGYHNHSMEFGRVVKPEDKDKQSNPWMPVGDVIYDLFLNGTDPSLVFFEMDVYWTVMGANDPLEYFEKYAGRFPVLHIKDRSILGQSGMMNFKNIFNKAYENGLEGFFVELEGIRDGSMTQFEGVEKCFDYLNEASFVK, translated from the coding sequence ATGGATAAAAGAGAATTTCTAAAAAAGATGGGCCTGCTTACTGCCGGAGGCATGGTAGCTGGCTCGTTGAAGCCTGCCAGTGCCGCCTCGATGGTGGGCATGGGAAAAAAGGAAATTGGTTTGCAAATTTACTCTGTAGGACGTGAATTGAATGCCGATGTTCCTAATGGCTTGAAAAAAATAAAAGATATCGGTTACAGCACCATTGAGTTGGCAGGGTACCGCGATCGCAAAATGGGTGAGTATTCAGTTGAAGAATACCGCAAACTGGCAGATGATGCAGGTTTGAAAATTACCGGATCGCACGTGAATCCACCTACTCGCGATATTACCAAAGATAAATTGGGTGAAATTGCTGATTTCTGGAAACAAACTGTTGAAGACCATGTAAAATTTGGTGTAACAACCTTGGTTCAGCCAATGATGCCAAATGTACCAACGCACGACGCGGTAAAAGTTGTATGCGAATCGTTTAACCAAGCCGGTGAAATTGCAAAATCAGCCGGAATTAAGTTTGGTTATCACAACCACAGCATGGAATTTGGCCGTGTTGTAAAACCGGAAGACAAGGATAAACAAAGTAATCCGTGGATGCCTGTTGGCGATGTAATATACGATCTGTTCCTGAATGGTACCGACCCAAGTTTGGTATTCTTCGAAATGGACGTATACTGGACAGTAATGGGAGCAAACGATCCGTTGGAATACTTCGAAAAGTATGCCGGCAGATTCCCGGTTCTTCATATTAAAGACCGTTCTATTTTAGGGCAGTCGGGAATGATGAACTTTAAAAACATCTTTAACAAAGCTTACGAAAATGGTTTGGAAGGTTTCTTTGTGGAACTGGAAGGAATCAGAGACGGAAGTATGACACAATTTGAAGGTGTTGAAAAATGTTTCGATTATTTAAATGAAGCTTCGTTTGTGAAGTAA
- a CDS encoding Gfo/Idh/MocA family oxidoreductase, with product MDSKKSNQLDRRKFLGLSALGLSSLTILPSWTINGTRIAPSDRVTMGFVGLGQQGMNDFRSFSAVPGVEVVACCDVDSMKTERFKRTVEEWQGSLGLSPRVDKYEQYEELLERKDIDAVEVCTPDHWHALMTIHACQAGKDVYVQKPLSFTITEAEKMVRVAKDTKRVVQVGSQQRSSAEFQKAIALVQSGAIGHIDKVYAKVGDPPAPLDLPEMKVPANLNFNLWMGPLNDPKIHYHSDLCPPISLDPPEKEKLWGAWRWYLETGNGFTADWGAHMFDIAQAAIGMDGSGPAEIIPKGVDGADYLTFKYLNGVVMTEQPYLEDMPAAQGIKFIGDDGWIEVARGYLACSKSDLIPDELRGRRPQNLTPEERRKMFEEMQKAQAEGRGSFEISSPHMEDFIDCVRSRKKPIAPVEVGASTAITCCLGNMATELQRSVKWDPATHSFGDDKEAWNHRLYNYKYRGTYKL from the coding sequence ATGGATTCAAAGAAATCGAATCAATTAGACCGAAGGAAATTTCTTGGTCTTTCGGCACTGGGCTTATCCAGTTTGACTATTCTTCCAAGTTGGACAATAAACGGAACAAGAATTGCTCCAAGTGACAGAGTAACAATGGGTTTTGTCGGTCTTGGACAGCAAGGTATGAACGACTTCCGCAGTTTCTCTGCAGTACCCGGAGTTGAAGTAGTGGCATGTTGCGATGTTGACAGTATGAAAACTGAACGCTTTAAACGTACAGTTGAAGAATGGCAAGGATCATTGGGATTGTCGCCACGAGTTGACAAATACGAACAATACGAAGAACTGCTCGAACGCAAAGACATTGATGCAGTTGAGGTTTGTACTCCTGACCACTGGCACGCTTTAATGACTATTCATGCATGTCAGGCAGGTAAAGACGTTTACGTACAAAAACCACTTTCTTTCACCATTACCGAAGCAGAAAAAATGGTTCGCGTGGCAAAAGATACCAAACGTGTTGTTCAGGTTGGTAGCCAGCAACGTTCAAGTGCTGAATTCCAAAAAGCAATTGCATTGGTTCAGAGTGGCGCTATTGGTCATATCGATAAAGTTTACGCAAAAGTGGGTGATCCACCAGCACCGCTTGATTTACCTGAAATGAAAGTTCCTGCTAACCTGAATTTCAACCTTTGGATGGGACCATTAAATGATCCTAAAATTCATTATCACTCAGATCTTTGTCCTCCTATTTCTCTTGATCCGCCGGAAAAAGAAAAACTATGGGGTGCATGGCGCTGGTATCTTGAGACCGGTAACGGATTTACTGCCGACTGGGGCGCGCACATGTTTGATATTGCACAAGCTGCTATTGGTATGGACGGTTCTGGTCCTGCAGAAATCATTCCTAAAGGAGTTGATGGTGCAGATTACCTGACTTTCAAATACCTTAACGGTGTTGTAATGACCGAGCAACCTTATCTGGAAGATATGCCAGCTGCACAAGGTATTAAATTTATTGGCGACGACGGTTGGATTGAAGTAGCTCGCGGTTACCTGGCTTGTTCAAAATCAGATTTGATTCCTGATGAATTAAGAGGTAGACGTCCTCAGAATCTTACTCCGGAAGAGCGTAGAAAAATGTTCGAAGAAATGCAGAAAGCCCAGGCAGAAGGTCGCGGTAGCTTCGAAATCAGTTCACCTCATATGGAAGATTTCATCGACTGTGTACGCTCAAGGAAGAAACCTATTGCTCCGGTTGAAGTGGGTGCAAGTACAGCTATCACTTGTTGTTTAGGAAACATGGCTACTGAATTGCAACGTTCGGTTAAATGGGATCCTGCAACTCATAGCTTCGGCGACGATAAAGAAGCATGGAACCACCGTTTGTATAATTACAAATATCGTGGTACATACAAACTATAA
- a CDS encoding nucleoside 2-deoxyribosyltransferase: MKIYFAGSIRGGRQDADRYEKIIEYLKTFGEVLTEHVGDPKLTSAGDDGPSDKFIHDRDLDWLKASDAVVAEVTAVSMGVGYEIGRAVEMGTPVLCLFRKGTNVNLSAMIAGCEQLNLTYYSEFQDVKKAIREFLAVIQ, encoded by the coding sequence ATGAAAATTTATTTTGCCGGATCGATTAGAGGTGGTAGACAAGATGCCGATCGATATGAAAAAATTATCGAATACCTGAAAACATTCGGGGAGGTGCTGACTGAGCATGTTGGCGATCCGAAATTAACAAGTGCCGGCGACGATGGTCCAAGCGATAAATTTATTCACGATCGTGATTTGGATTGGTTAAAGGCTTCTGATGCAGTGGTTGCCGAAGTAACAGCAGTTTCAATGGGTGTTGGTTACGAAATTGGAAGGGCTGTTGAAATGGGTACACCGGTGCTCTGTCTTTTCAGAAAAGGTACCAATGTTAATTTGTCAGCCATGATTGCGGGATGTGAACAGCTCAATTTAACTTACTATTCAGAATTTCAGGATGTTAAAAAAGCAATCAGAGAGTTTTTAGCTGTGATACAGTAA
- a CDS encoding carboxypeptidase-like regulatory domain-containing protein: MEDFILYIGKSALALGAFYLAYLALFQHQKHFLFNRIYLPVSFLVSFLIPLITFTKVNYIQPIPAAASDSFAFLPETVASNEAQFAFEWYHYLLAIYALGIIVFLLNLLIGHLKAMNIIRFSRLKELFGAQVNLTKKDVHPFSFFSRIVLSEKMLKNPDLKMIVDHEMIHVRERHTLDILFAELLFIFQWFNPFAWLIRDAMRNNLEYLTDHQVARNHNAEAYQLAMVGLAHKKGVAPFLTALNGSQLKNRIIMMKKKTENRYSLLKQLVVLPLLAILVMGLSNKEVRTEVLHDAGQLKIVVDGVELPADHPDLIKIDFSNGFDGGVVINALGLEDKVVANALSFDENPKEEGVYYIQTSDYVPGTNTGFEHAVNGTPTSELTVKGKITNEDGDGIPAVAVLVEGTTTGTISNFAGNYEIRTDENSTLVFSMIGYAKKEVAVDGKTEINVKLEADGSGKPEVKVVKTKANMVKGKVTDENGKPLAGTAVLMKGTSIGTITDINGNYVLQSDDEFGELVFMMLGFAKKETAVDGKTQLNVKLKADGSGNPDEVKVIGYGNQDKESFPKIEINKLAFETSPEEAPLYIVDQKEVGNVANLSAEDIESISVLKDESATTLYGEKGKNGVIIITTKAAAKAKMNDAVVIVEGIPYDGDINDIDPETIQSMEVLKDESATKRFGPIAQNGAISIKLKGSADFNGKSPLIFLDGEKFTGDMSNIDPNDIESITVLKDESAIESYGEEGKDGVMIITSKLSDITSDMDMRKFIAKKIKYPSELREANATGVSKLYVKVNSNGTVVSVDDKVVEGAIPVDEVVVVGYKAEKPVDTNVLGVQGRFDREAKRVLLQLPKLNISEFKGETLVFTVKFMLQ, from the coding sequence ATGGAAGATTTTATCCTCTACATCGGAAAATCAGCTTTGGCGCTTGGTGCTTTTTACCTGGCATACCTGGCTCTTTTTCAGCACCAAAAACATTTTTTGTTCAACCGCATTTATTTGCCGGTGTCGTTTTTGGTCAGTTTCCTTATTCCGCTGATTACGTTTACCAAAGTGAATTATATACAGCCGATTCCGGCAGCTGCTTCAGATAGTTTTGCTTTTCTGCCTGAAACCGTAGCGTCTAATGAAGCGCAATTTGCCTTCGAATGGTATCATTACCTGTTGGCGATCTACGCCCTTGGAATAATTGTATTTCTCCTGAACCTGCTCATCGGGCACCTCAAAGCCATGAATATTATCCGTTTTAGCCGCCTGAAAGAATTGTTTGGAGCACAGGTTAACCTGACAAAAAAGGATGTTCATCCATTCTCTTTTTTCTCGCGGATTGTGCTGTCGGAAAAAATGTTGAAGAATCCCGATCTGAAAATGATCGTCGATCACGAAATGATTCACGTACGAGAACGACATACGCTCGATATTCTTTTTGCCGAGCTATTGTTTATATTTCAGTGGTTTAACCCCTTTGCCTGGTTAATCCGCGATGCGATGCGAAATAACCTGGAATACCTGACTGATCATCAGGTAGCCCGGAATCATAATGCCGAAGCTTATCAATTGGCCATGGTAGGATTAGCGCATAAAAAAGGAGTGGCTCCCTTTTTGACTGCGCTTAACGGCTCACAATTAAAAAACCGTATTATCATGATGAAAAAGAAAACAGAAAATCGGTACAGCCTGCTGAAACAGCTGGTTGTACTGCCCCTGCTGGCCATTTTGGTTATGGGTTTGTCGAACAAAGAAGTACGAACCGAAGTGCTTCACGATGCCGGACAACTAAAAATAGTTGTTGATGGTGTTGAGCTTCCGGCCGATCATCCCGATTTGATCAAAATTGATTTCTCCAATGGATTTGATGGAGGAGTTGTGATTAATGCACTCGGATTGGAAGACAAAGTGGTTGCCAACGCATTGTCGTTCGATGAAAATCCGAAAGAGGAAGGTGTGTACTACATTCAAACCAGCGACTATGTTCCAGGAACCAACACCGGATTTGAGCACGCTGTTAACGGAACGCCAACTTCGGAACTTACTGTGAAAGGAAAAATCACCAACGAAGATGGCGATGGTATTCCTGCTGTAGCTGTATTAGTGGAAGGAACTACAACAGGTACTATTTCCAATTTTGCAGGCAACTACGAGATCAGAACCGATGAAAACTCAACGCTGGTATTTTCGATGATTGGCTATGCTAAAAAGGAAGTTGCAGTCGATGGAAAAACCGAGATTAATGTAAAATTAGAAGCCGACGGTAGCGGAAAACCGGAAGTAAAAGTAGTGAAGACCAAAGCCAATATGGTAAAAGGAAAGGTTACCGATGAAAACGGGAAGCCACTTGCCGGAACTGCTGTTTTGATGAAAGGTACATCCATTGGAACCATTACGGATATAAATGGGAATTATGTATTACAATCAGACGACGAATTTGGCGAACTGGTATTTATGATGCTTGGTTTTGCTAAGAAAGAAACTGCAGTAGATGGAAAAACTCAGCTGAATGTAAAACTTAAAGCTGATGGTAGTGGAAATCCTGACGAGGTGAAAGTGATTGGTTACGGAAATCAAGACAAAGAGAGTTTTCCAAAAATCGAAATTAACAAGTTGGCTTTTGAGACTTCGCCGGAAGAAGCACCGTTATACATTGTAGACCAGAAAGAAGTGGGCAACGTGGCGAATCTTTCGGCAGAGGACATTGAATCTATCTCTGTTCTCAAAGATGAATCAGCTACCACTTTATATGGCGAAAAAGGTAAAAACGGCGTAATAATTATAACAACAAAAGCCGCAGCCAAAGCCAAAATGAATGATGCAGTGGTAATTGTTGAAGGTATTCCTTACGATGGCGATATTAATGATATCGATCCGGAAACAATACAATCAATGGAAGTGCTGAAGGACGAAAGTGCGACCAAGAGATTTGGACCAATAGCCCAAAACGGCGCCATATCGATTAAACTAAAGGGTTCAGCTGATTTTAATGGAAAATCGCCGCTAATTTTTCTCGACGGTGAAAAATTTACCGGAGATATGAGTAATATTGACCCGAATGACATTGAATCAATCACTGTTCTGAAAGATGAGTCAGCGATTGAAAGTTATGGCGAAGAAGGGAAAGATGGTGTGATGATTATTACCTCAAAATTGTCTGATATAACTTCGGATATGGACATGCGTAAATTTATTGCGAAGAAGATTAAATATCCATCAGAATTGCGCGAAGCAAATGCTACAGGCGTAAGCAAACTCTATGTTAAAGTGAATAGCAACGGGACTGTTGTATCGGTTGATGATAAGGTTGTTGAAGGAGCCATACCAGTTGATGAGGTTGTGGTTGTTGGATACAAAGCGGAAAAACCGGTTGACACAAATGTATTGGGTGTTCAGGGAAGATTCGATCGTGAAGCCAAGAGGGTTCTTCTTCAACTTCCAAAATTGAATATATCTGAGTTTAAAGGTGAAACCCTTGTTTTTACTGTAAAATTCATGCTGCAATAA
- a CDS encoding mechanosensitive ion channel domain-containing protein — protein sequence MKKIVKFIIPFFILLLAIFFKVFIEKYELVSDDWYDFFDRTGSIFLILSIAWASIAVLRTSKKVILSKLDVNQEDNLKQRKFLTQFNIMESIIYFLIVLIAIGSALMLFEEVRQLGISLFASAGVAGIIIGFAAQKLIATVLAGIQIAITQPIRLDDVVIVENEWGRIEEITLTYVVVKIWDQRRLVVPSTYFFEKPFQNWTRTSAEILGTVFLYTDYHVSFDALREELTRLLESTPLWDKRVNVLQVTDAKEYGVEIRALVSAKDSPTAWDLRVFIREKLIEFIQKNYPESLPRTRVVFEKGEGSSTPLNEK from the coding sequence ATGAAGAAAATAGTAAAATTCATTATACCTTTTTTTATTCTGCTTCTTGCAATATTTTTTAAGGTTTTCATTGAAAAATATGAACTTGTTTCCGATGATTGGTACGATTTCTTTGATCGTACAGGTTCCATATTTTTGATTCTTAGTATTGCTTGGGCATCAATTGCGGTGCTTCGTACATCCAAAAAAGTCATTTTGTCGAAACTTGATGTGAACCAGGAAGATAACCTCAAACAACGAAAGTTTCTTACCCAGTTCAATATCATGGAGAGTATCATTTACTTTCTGATCGTGTTAATTGCCATCGGATCGGCACTGATGTTGTTTGAAGAAGTTAGGCAGCTGGGAATCAGTCTTTTCGCATCGGCCGGGGTGGCAGGTATTATTATTGGTTTTGCCGCCCAAAAACTTATTGCAACAGTGCTGGCCGGAATACAAATTGCCATTACGCAACCCATCCGGCTTGATGATGTGGTTATTGTTGAAAACGAATGGGGACGAATTGAAGAAATTACGCTTACTTATGTTGTGGTTAAAATATGGGATCAGCGCAGACTGGTAGTACCCTCAACCTATTTTTTCGAGAAACCATTTCAGAACTGGACGCGAACTTCTGCCGAAATTCTGGGCACCGTGTTTTTATACACCGACTACCACGTTTCGTTCGATGCACTTCGTGAAGAACTAACACGTTTACTCGAAAGTACACCTTTGTGGGACAAAAGGGTAAATGTATTGCAGGTTACCGATGCCAAAGAATATGGTGTTGAAATTCGGGCACTGGTAAGCGCAAAAGATTCTCCTACCGCCTGGGATCTCAGGGTTTTTATCCGCGAGAAATTAATCGAATTTATTCAGAAGAACTATCCTGAAAGTCTGCCGCGTACTCGCGTTGTATTTGAAAAAGGCGAGGGGAGCAGCACTCCTTTAAATGAAAAATAG
- a CDS encoding BlaI/MecI/CopY family transcriptional regulator gives MKKLTKKEEELMKILWKLEKAFVKDIVELYPEPKPHYNTISSLVRLLQDKGVIGFKQYGNTYQYFPLISKEEYRRSFMNQVVSDYFDNSYKSAVAFFVKEKNLSEEEIDELVNLIKNKK, from the coding sequence ATGAAGAAACTAACAAAAAAGGAAGAGGAGTTGATGAAGATCCTCTGGAAACTGGAAAAAGCATTTGTAAAAGATATTGTTGAGCTGTATCCCGAGCCGAAACCGCATTACAACACCATTTCGTCGCTGGTGCGTTTGTTGCAAGACAAAGGTGTGATCGGCTTTAAACAATACGGCAACACCTACCAGTATTTTCCCCTTATCTCGAAAGAAGAGTACCGCCGTTCGTTCATGAACCAGGTGGTAAGCGACTATTTCGATAACTCGTACAAAAGTGCTGTGGCCTTTTTTGTAAAGGAGAAAAACCTGTCGGAAGAAGAGATCGACGAGCTGGTTAACCTCATCAAAAATAAAAAGTAA
- a CDS encoding mechanosensitive ion channel domain-containing protein, with product MKFKDILNIELYSNGDFAITVYNIFLILVVVIITFVVLKIIGRFFKRFIKKQEAERRSYWSVYLILRYVVWVIIIILLLESSGLKVSVLLASVTALLVGVGFGIQQLFSDIASGIVLLVERNLQINDVIQLQDGTVGRVIHIGLRTSKLKTRDDIILVVPNSKFVNEKIINWSQMDYNTRFSVDVGVAYGSDTKLVTQILLDCTKKNKHISNIPKPFVRFNNFGDSALEFQIFFWVREPFWVENIKSELRYAIDEEFRKNKVQIPFPQRDVHIKTTGEKSK from the coding sequence ATGAAATTTAAAGACATTTTAAATATTGAATTATATAGCAATGGAGATTTTGCAATAACCGTTTACAACATTTTTTTAATACTTGTTGTAGTAATAATCACTTTTGTGGTATTGAAAATAATTGGGCGGTTTTTTAAGCGCTTTATAAAAAAACAAGAAGCTGAACGTCGCTCGTATTGGTCGGTTTACCTTATTCTCCGCTATGTTGTCTGGGTAATTATTATTATTCTTTTGCTCGAATCTTCAGGGTTAAAAGTGTCAGTTTTGCTGGCAAGTGTTACCGCATTGTTGGTTGGTGTTGGATTTGGTATCCAGCAGTTGTTCAGCGATATTGCTTCGGGAATTGTTTTGCTGGTTGAGCGAAATTTGCAGATTAACGATGTAATTCAGCTGCAAGACGGAACAGTAGGCCGGGTAATTCATATTGGTTTACGGACATCAAAATTAAAAACCAGGGATGACATTATTCTGGTAGTTCCCAATTCAAAATTTGTAAACGAAAAAATTATCAACTGGAGCCAAATGGACTACAACACGCGCTTTTCGGTTGATGTGGGTGTTGCTTATGGTTCTGATACGAAGTTGGTAACTCAAATTCTGCTTGATTGTACCAAAAAAAACAAGCACATTTCAAATATTCCAAAACCATTTGTAAGGTTTAATAATTTCGGAGATTCAGCGCTGGAGTTTCAAATCTTCTTTTGGGTGCGCGAACCCTTTTGGGTGGAAAATATAAAAAGTGAACTCCGTTATGCAATTGATGAGGAATTCAGAAAAAATAAGGTGCAGATTCCTTTCCCTCAGCGCGATGTACATATAAAAACCACCGGAGAAAAATCAAAGTAA
- a CDS encoding DUF2752 domain-containing protein, which yields MKQTINSTLLLLIIGVAVLFFVLDPARNEIFPQCLFHSLTGGYCPGCGSQRAMHSLLHLDFAGVVGYNFLFLPAALFIVYHYTYPLLNKAFNWKLPNLFYKKQTPWIVLLIVILFWIARNLPWYPFNILAPSS from the coding sequence ATGAAACAAACCATCAATAGTACACTGTTACTCTTAATAATTGGGGTAGCAGTTCTTTTTTTTGTACTCGATCCTGCCCGTAACGAAATTTTCCCGCAGTGCCTGTTTCATTCACTAACCGGGGGTTATTGTCCAGGATGCGGTTCGCAACGAGCTATGCACAGTTTATTACATTTAGATTTTGCAGGTGTAGTGGGTTATAATTTTCTATTTCTTCCGGCAGCACTTTTTATTGTTTATCATTATACATATCCATTGCTGAACAAAGCTTTTAACTGGAAACTTCCAAACCTGTTTTACAAAAAACAAACACCCTGGATTGTTTTACTCATTGTTATTCTGTTTTGGATTGCACGGAACCTGCCGTGGTACCCTTTTAACATACTTGCACCATCAAGTTAG